In a genomic window of Bordetella petrii:
- a CDS encoding TRAP transporter large permease translates to MSSNTILAIMFGGLTLLMLTGLPIAFVLGGLSLLLTVTLWNADAVVLMVLQIFDTMRSEALLGIPLYILMAGILQRSGVIEDLYRAMELWFGRLRGGLAIGTVVICVIMAAMTGVVGAAVTAMALLAMPEMLRRGYDPKLVTGTICASGTLGILIPPSVLTIVYAVTAQVSIGKMLIAGMVPGLILATLYILYILYVAYFRPGQVPPPTGERVPFGAKLRSLRAVILPILLIVMILGSIFFGIATPTEAAAVGVLGAVLASAVRRRLTARGLSEAAIETLKATAMILWITIGAKAYVAIFTGLGGANTLMEFIRHLDMPPYAVLAAMMLILIFLGTALDEIGIILLTVPVFLPIVRLLGFDEIWFGVLYAITIQTGYISPPFGYTLFYIKGPLPPHLGMGTVYRGVTPFMLLQILALLICAAFPGLVTWLPRLMAH, encoded by the coding sequence ATGAGCTCGAACACCATTCTGGCCATTATGTTCGGCGGCCTGACGCTGCTGATGCTGACCGGACTGCCGATTGCCTTCGTGCTGGGCGGACTGTCGCTGCTGCTGACCGTCACGCTGTGGAACGCCGACGCCGTCGTGCTGATGGTGCTGCAGATATTCGACACCATGCGCTCGGAAGCACTGCTGGGCATCCCGCTGTATATCCTGATGGCCGGCATCCTGCAGCGCTCGGGCGTCATCGAAGACCTGTACCGCGCGATGGAACTGTGGTTCGGCCGGCTGCGCGGCGGCCTGGCGATCGGCACGGTCGTGATCTGCGTGATCATGGCGGCCATGACGGGCGTGGTCGGCGCCGCGGTGACCGCGATGGCCCTGCTGGCCATGCCCGAGATGCTGCGGCGCGGCTATGACCCCAAGCTGGTCACCGGCACTATTTGCGCGTCGGGCACGCTGGGCATCTTGATCCCGCCTTCGGTGCTGACCATCGTATATGCGGTGACCGCCCAGGTGTCCATTGGCAAGATGCTGATCGCGGGCATGGTGCCCGGCCTGATCCTGGCCACGCTGTACATCTTGTACATCCTGTATGTGGCGTATTTCCGCCCCGGCCAGGTGCCGCCCCCCACGGGCGAACGAGTGCCGTTCGGCGCCAAGCTGCGCAGCCTGCGCGCGGTGATCCTGCCGATACTGCTGATCGTGATGATCCTGGGGTCGATTTTCTTCGGCATCGCCACGCCTACCGAGGCGGCCGCAGTGGGCGTACTGGGCGCGGTGCTGGCCAGCGCGGTCCGGCGCCGGCTGACGGCGCGCGGCCTGAGCGAAGCGGCCATCGAGACGCTCAAGGCCACGGCGATGATCCTGTGGATCACCATCGGCGCCAAGGCGTATGTGGCGATCTTCACCGGCCTGGGCGGCGCCAACACCTTGATGGAGTTCATCCGCCACCTGGACATGCCGCCCTACGCGGTGCTGGCCGCGATGATGCTGATCCTGATCTTCCTGGGCACCGCGCTCGACGAGATCGGCATCATCTTGCTGACCGTGCCGGTGTTCCTGCCCATTGTGCGGCTGCTTGGTTTTGACGAGATCTGGTTCGGCGTGCTGTACGCCATCACGATCCAGACCGGCTACATCAGCCCCCCGTTCGGCTACACGCTGTTCTACATCAAGGGGCCGCTGCCGCCGCACCTGGGCATGGGCACGGTTTATCGCGGCGTCACGCCCTTCATGCTGCTGCAGATACTGGCCCTGCTGATATGCGCCGCGTTCCCCGGCCTGGTCACCTGGCTGCCGCGCCTGATGGCCCATTGA
- a CDS encoding YciI-like protein — protein sequence MHYLLFYDLVPDYLERRGEFRDTHLALARQAVARGELVLGGALADPADQAVLLFKGESPAVAEAFAQADPYVQAGLVKQWRVRRWTTVVGEQAAHPVPA from the coding sequence ATGCATTATCTGCTGTTCTACGACCTGGTGCCCGATTATCTCGAACGCCGCGGCGAATTCCGCGATACGCATCTGGCGCTGGCGCGCCAGGCCGTGGCGCGCGGCGAGCTGGTGCTGGGCGGCGCGCTGGCCGATCCGGCCGACCAGGCGGTGCTGCTGTTCAAAGGCGAATCGCCGGCAGTGGCCGAGGCTTTTGCCCAGGCCGATCCCTACGTGCAAGCCGGTCTGGTCAAGCAGTGGCGCGTGCGCCGCTGGACCACCGTGGTGGGCGAACAGGCGGCGCATCCCGTGCCTGCCTGA
- a CDS encoding TSUP family transporter, with the protein MTWLDHLLFLGCVALATYAQTMTGFAFGLVLLGLTGLFSLAPLPDVSNVVSMLTLANALVALGRARSHLSWSLIRPPLAGSLAGVALGVFALEWISGNTALLLRWLLGLTILACAILLVTRTRPLPRVSSRLSFISFGVLSGVLGGLFSSAGPPMVYQMYRQPLPLPLVRNSLLVLFSSNAVLRLALVAGHGSLGAAPLWLSLEALPVVVGLTWLVRRYASAGAVRTVKRLVFVLLLLAGLGLLIPATRALAG; encoded by the coding sequence ATGACGTGGCTGGATCATTTGCTGTTTCTGGGGTGCGTGGCGTTGGCCACCTATGCCCAGACCATGACCGGGTTCGCTTTCGGCCTGGTGCTGCTGGGGTTGACCGGGCTGTTCTCGCTGGCGCCTCTGCCCGACGTCTCGAATGTGGTCAGCATGCTGACGCTGGCCAATGCCTTGGTGGCGCTGGGGCGCGCCCGCTCGCACCTGAGCTGGTCGCTGATCCGGCCGCCGCTGGCGGGCAGCCTGGCCGGCGTGGCGCTGGGGGTATTCGCCCTGGAATGGATCAGCGGCAACACCGCCTTGCTGTTGCGCTGGCTGCTGGGCCTGACCATTCTGGCTTGCGCGATCTTGCTGGTGACGCGCACGCGGCCGCTGCCGCGCGTGTCCTCGCGGCTGTCCTTTATTTCGTTCGGCGTGTTGTCCGGCGTGCTGGGCGGGCTGTTTTCCAGCGCGGGCCCGCCCATGGTGTACCAGATGTACCGCCAGCCGCTGCCCCTGCCGCTGGTGCGCAACAGCCTGCTGGTGCTGTTCTCGTCAAACGCGGTGCTGCGCCTGGCGCTGGTGGCGGGCCATGGCAGCCTGGGCGCCGCGCCGCTATGGCTGAGCCTGGAAGCGCTGCCGGTGGTGGTGGGGCTGACCTGGCTGGTGCGCCGTTACGCGTCTGCCGGGGCGGTGCGCACGGTCAAGCGGCTGGTGTTCGTGCTGTTGCTGCTGGCGGGCCTGGGCCTGCTGATCCCCGCCACGCGGGCCCTGGCAGGGTAG
- a CDS encoding aminotransferase-like domain-containing protein, producing the protein MSRVGTIVEQIAGLIARGALKPGQRLPSVRAGAVEHGVSKNTMADAYDRLVAMGHLQARPGSGYYVAVTRALSSAQRSRHVAQAIDTVSLLREQLVQHYEVRVGDGRPPPSWMERFDLGRPAGNAKALRDTDIGHGYGNPWGYKPLRERIAVALAERGIQAGAEQVLLTHGANHALDLVARQLLEPGDVALVDSPGYYPLFGKLRFSNVKLVGVRRRADGPDLDDLAQKAAAFKPKVFFTQSLAHNPTGGSLTLPVGHRVLQAAAQYGFYIVEDDPFADILPAASPRLATLDQLERVIYVGTFSKTLSASLRVGYLAANNALAGALCDLKMLTLVSTSDYVERLVFNLIASGQYLKHQRRLKAHVERATREALPALKSVGLALPYAPGGGFYLWARLKPGQDELALASEASDASIFLAPGAIFMPERGQLTSALRVNIAYATDPRFLAFMKRRLAR; encoded by the coding sequence ATGAGTCGCGTGGGCACAATCGTTGAACAAATCGCCGGCCTGATCGCCCGCGGCGCGCTCAAGCCGGGGCAGCGCCTGCCCTCGGTGCGCGCCGGCGCCGTCGAGCATGGCGTGTCCAAGAACACCATGGCCGATGCCTATGACCGGCTGGTGGCCATGGGACACCTGCAGGCCAGGCCCGGTTCGGGCTACTACGTGGCGGTCACCCGCGCGCTGTCTTCGGCACAGCGTTCGCGCCACGTCGCGCAGGCGATCGACACCGTATCGCTGCTGCGCGAACAACTGGTCCAGCATTACGAGGTGCGGGTCGGCGATGGCCGGCCGCCGCCGTCATGGATGGAGCGCTTCGACCTGGGACGTCCCGCCGGCAATGCCAAGGCGTTGCGCGACACCGATATCGGCCACGGCTACGGCAATCCGTGGGGATACAAGCCGCTGCGCGAGCGCATCGCCGTGGCGCTGGCCGAACGCGGCATACAGGCGGGCGCCGAGCAAGTGCTGTTGACCCATGGCGCCAATCACGCCCTGGACCTGGTGGCGCGGCAGTTACTCGAACCCGGCGATGTCGCGCTGGTCGACAGCCCTGGCTACTACCCCCTGTTCGGCAAACTGCGCTTTTCCAATGTGAAACTGGTGGGCGTGCGCCGCCGCGCCGATGGCCCCGATCTCGACGACCTGGCGCAGAAGGCCGCGGCCTTCAAGCCGAAAGTGTTTTTCACCCAGTCGCTGGCGCACAACCCCACCGGCGGGTCGCTGACGCTGCCGGTGGGGCACCGGGTGCTGCAGGCGGCCGCGCAGTACGGTTTCTATATTGTCGAAGACGACCCCTTCGCCGACATCCTGCCCGCCGCCAGCCCGCGGCTGGCCACGCTCGACCAGCTGGAACGCGTCATCTACGTGGGCACGTTTTCCAAGACCCTGTCGGCCAGCCTGCGGGTCGGCTACCTGGCGGCCAACAACGCCCTGGCCGGCGCCCTGTGCGACCTGAAAATGCTAACGCTGGTCAGCACATCCGACTACGTCGAGCGCCTGGTTTTCAACTTGATCGCCAGCGGGCAGTACCTGAAGCACCAGCGCCGCCTCAAGGCGCACGTGGAGCGCGCCACGCGCGAGGCGCTGCCCGCCCTGAAAAGCGTGGGACTGGCCCTGCCGTACGCGCCGGGCGGCGGGTTCTATTTGTGGGCCCGCCTGAAACCGGGGCAGGACGAACTGGCCCTGGCCAGCGAAGCGTCCGACGCCAGCATATTTCTGGCGCCGGGCGCGATCTTCATGCCCGAGCGCGGCCAGCTGACCTCGGCGTTGCGCGTCAACATTGCCTACGCCACCGACCCGCGCTTTCTCGCGTTCATGAAGCGTCGCCTGGCGCGCTAG
- a CDS encoding EamA family transporter, whose amino-acid sequence MPLSHLLLALTVVFIWGTNFVVIKWGLAEFPAFLFATLRFLLSALPWVLVLRRPAVPWSAMARVGLLLGVGQFGLLYWAMRQDISPGLASLVIQSQVFFTILMSMVFGGERVRPLQAWALVLATAGYGVVAWHSATDSAAAVTLMGLGIVLAAGFAWGCTNMVMRGVGRVNMVAFTAWSSLFAIIPLALISLAVDGPARIGQALAHASGWAWLAAFWQAAGNTVFAFGVWGWLLARHPAATVTPTALLVPVFGILASAALLDEPLPPWKIVAACLVLGGLSLNMYASRGGRR is encoded by the coding sequence ATGCCGCTGTCCCACCTGCTGTTGGCGCTGACCGTCGTTTTCATCTGGGGCACCAATTTCGTCGTTATCAAGTGGGGCCTGGCCGAGTTCCCCGCTTTCCTGTTCGCCACGCTGCGCTTCCTGCTGTCGGCGCTGCCATGGGTGCTGGTGCTGCGCCGGCCGGCGGTGCCCTGGAGCGCCATGGCGCGCGTCGGCCTGCTGCTGGGCGTGGGGCAGTTCGGGCTGTTGTACTGGGCCATGCGGCAGGACATCTCTCCCGGCCTGGCCTCGCTGGTGATCCAGTCGCAGGTGTTCTTCACGATTCTCATGTCCATGGTTTTCGGCGGCGAGCGCGTGCGGCCGCTGCAGGCCTGGGCGCTGGTCCTGGCTACTGCCGGCTATGGCGTGGTGGCCTGGCATAGCGCTACCGATTCCGCTGCCGCGGTCACGCTGATGGGGCTGGGCATCGTGCTGGCCGCCGGTTTTGCGTGGGGCTGCACGAACATGGTGATGCGCGGCGTGGGCCGGGTGAACATGGTGGCGTTCACTGCCTGGAGCAGCCTGTTCGCCATCATTCCGCTGGCGCTCATCAGCCTGGCGGTGGACGGCCCGGCGCGCATCGGGCAGGCGCTGGCGCACGCCAGCGGGTGGGCGTGGCTGGCGGCTTTCTGGCAGGCGGCAGGCAATACCGTATTCGCCTTCGGGGTGTGGGGCTGGCTGCTGGCGCGCCATCCCGCCGCCACCGTGACACCAACCGCGCTGCTGGTTCCGGTGTTCGGCATCCTGGCGTCGGCGGCGCTGCTGGACGAGCCCCTGCCTCCCTGGAAAATCGTCGCGGCTTGCCTGGTGCTGGGCGGCCTGTCTTTGAATATGTATGCAAGTCGGGGAGGCAGACGGTAG
- a CDS encoding antibiotic biosynthesis monooxygenase family protein — translation MIQEIASILVTAGHEADFEAAVGQARPLFMRARGCHGVALHRSIENPQQYTLVVDWETVENHMVDFRESADFQEWRKLVGPHFAEAPQVHHETKVL, via the coding sequence ATGATCCAGGAAATTGCCAGCATTCTCGTCACCGCAGGCCACGAGGCCGACTTCGAGGCCGCAGTGGGCCAGGCCCGGCCGCTGTTCATGCGCGCCCGCGGATGCCATGGCGTGGCGCTGCACCGTTCGATCGAAAATCCGCAGCAGTACACCCTGGTGGTCGATTGGGAAACGGTAGAGAACCACATGGTGGATTTCCGCGAATCGGCCGACTTTCAGGAATGGCGCAAGCTGGTCGGGCCGCATTTTGCCGAAGCGCCCCAGGTGCACCACGAAACCAAGGTGCTGTAG
- a CDS encoding DUF3772 domain-containing protein produces the protein MMLLQCARRISWRRLWAALLLCLLATMAVSAIAQPEHPPERPPDAAEAESALADARKQIDEIRKHLEDGGEDAQLVQWRADVLDIQSRADALAEALAPQLASMTARLTELGEPPAGTREAPDVAAQRAQLQKSSRALDSQTKLARLLSVEAAQTAEQISTLRRNQFQARLGERRDSLLGTLFWSELQGDLPRDLRRVGRLADDLQQAAADTPDGVWAALALAIAAVLLLRAACSRLLVRLTATRVPPGRLRRSFLAVSIVVLAVATPGLVAELLHIGLTWNDTLPDDTNDLLGSLVAVVCFGGYVAGLGHALLSPERSTWRLPVIHDRVAHGLRHLPVALGMLVVAIWLADQLPVLLNASLTTTICVASLAALALAATLAWGLRRCTSLHRQARQADEDGRVAPRPFWVSVLVAVTWAVLITSVVSLLAGYAAFGSFIVKQVLWTLAILCSAYLLSVLIEDGFGTLLASTAHDDEGRNRLRGQVAVLLSGAARVAVVLFAATLLLAPFGEGPSDLLHRVNQLHSGLQIGEVHLRPGALMQALLVLALCLVGVRLLKRWLANRYLPTTELDPGMQLSAATLFGYTGVVVAVALALSALGIGLERVAWIASALSVGIGFGLQAVVQNFVSGLILLAERPVKVGDWVSLGGVEGDIRRINVRATEIQMADRSTVIVPNSEFVTKTVRNVTHADPLGLVQVKLPMPLDADAPRVRKLMLEAFAAHEGIVENPAPDVFLEGIEHGHLMFNARGYVGSPRNAYGVRSALLYDILQRMAQAGLPLASPSTLVLARPPARGDAAAQPDASDASAPGDAS, from the coding sequence ATGATGCTGCTCCAATGCGCACGACGCATTTCCTGGCGGCGGCTATGGGCGGCTCTGCTGCTCTGCCTGCTGGCCACTATGGCCGTTTCGGCAATCGCCCAGCCCGAACACCCGCCCGAACGTCCGCCCGACGCCGCCGAAGCCGAGTCGGCGCTGGCCGATGCCCGCAAGCAGATCGACGAGATCCGCAAGCACCTGGAAGATGGCGGCGAAGACGCGCAACTGGTGCAGTGGCGCGCCGACGTGCTGGATATTCAATCGCGCGCCGACGCGCTGGCCGAGGCGCTGGCGCCGCAACTGGCCAGCATGACGGCGCGCCTGACCGAGCTGGGCGAGCCGCCAGCCGGCACGCGCGAGGCCCCCGACGTGGCGGCCCAGCGTGCGCAGTTGCAGAAAAGCAGCCGGGCGCTGGATTCGCAGACCAAGCTGGCGCGGCTGCTATCGGTGGAGGCCGCGCAGACCGCCGAGCAGATATCCACGTTGCGGCGCAACCAGTTCCAGGCCCGGCTGGGCGAGCGGCGCGACTCGCTGCTGGGCACATTGTTCTGGTCGGAATTGCAGGGCGACCTGCCGCGCGACCTGCGGCGGGTAGGACGCCTGGCTGATGATTTACAGCAGGCGGCCGCCGACACGCCGGACGGCGTCTGGGCGGCGTTGGCCCTGGCCATCGCCGCCGTGCTGCTGTTGCGGGCCGCCTGCAGCCGCCTGCTGGTCAGGCTGACCGCCACGCGCGTGCCGCCCGGCCGCCTGCGGCGCTCGTTTTTGGCCGTGAGCATCGTGGTGTTGGCGGTTGCCACGCCGGGCCTGGTTGCCGAACTGCTGCACATCGGCCTGACCTGGAACGATACCCTGCCAGACGACACCAACGACTTGCTGGGCAGCCTGGTGGCGGTGGTGTGTTTTGGCGGTTATGTGGCCGGGTTGGGCCACGCGCTGTTGTCGCCCGAGCGTTCCACCTGGCGCCTGCCCGTCATTCACGACCGCGTCGCGCATGGGCTGCGCCACTTGCCGGTTGCACTGGGCATGCTGGTGGTGGCGATCTGGCTGGCCGACCAGTTGCCCGTTCTACTCAACGCCAGCCTGACCACCACCATTTGCGTGGCTTCGCTGGCCGCGCTGGCGCTGGCCGCCACGCTGGCGTGGGGGCTGCGCCGCTGTACGAGCCTGCACCGGCAGGCGCGCCAGGCCGACGAAGACGGCCGGGTGGCGCCGCGCCCGTTCTGGGTGTCGGTGCTGGTGGCCGTGACGTGGGCCGTGCTTATTACCAGCGTCGTCAGCCTGCTGGCGGGATACGCGGCGTTCGGCAGCTTTATCGTCAAGCAAGTGTTGTGGACGCTTGCCATTCTATGTTCGGCGTATCTGTTGTCGGTGCTGATCGAAGACGGCTTCGGCACCCTGCTGGCCTCTACGGCCCACGACGACGAAGGACGCAACCGGCTGCGCGGGCAGGTGGCCGTGCTGCTGTCGGGCGCCGCGCGTGTGGCGGTCGTGCTGTTCGCCGCAACCCTGCTGCTGGCACCCTTTGGCGAAGGCCCGAGCGACCTGCTGCATCGCGTGAACCAGTTGCATAGCGGCCTGCAGATCGGCGAAGTGCACTTGCGCCCCGGCGCCCTGATGCAGGCGCTGCTGGTGTTGGCCCTGTGTCTGGTGGGCGTGCGGCTGCTCAAGCGCTGGCTAGCCAACCGTTATCTGCCCACCACCGAACTCGATCCGGGCATGCAATTGTCGGCTGCCACGCTGTTCGGCTACACCGGCGTGGTGGTGGCCGTGGCGCTGGCCCTGTCGGCGCTGGGCATCGGGCTGGAGCGCGTAGCCTGGATCGCCAGCGCGCTGTCGGTGGGAATCGGTTTCGGCCTGCAGGCGGTGGTGCAGAACTTTGTGTCGGGCCTGATCCTGCTGGCCGAACGGCCGGTCAAGGTGGGCGACTGGGTATCTCTGGGCGGTGTCGAGGGCGACATCCGGCGCATCAATGTGCGCGCCACCGAAATCCAGATGGCCGACCGATCGACCGTGATCGTGCCGAACTCGGAGTTCGTCACCAAGACCGTGCGCAACGTCACGCACGCCGATCCGCTGGGTCTGGTGCAGGTGAAGCTGCCCATGCCGCTGGATGCCGATGCGCCGCGCGTGCGCAAGCTGATGCTGGAAGCCTTCGCGGCGCACGAAGGCATTGTGGAGAACCCCGCCCCCGATGTGTTCCTGGAAGGCATCGAACACGGCCATCTGATGTTCAACGCGCGGGGCTATGTGGGATCGCCGCGCAATGCGTACGGGGTGCGCAGCGCGCTGCTGTACGACATTTTGCAGCGCATGGCGCAGGCCGGCCTGCCGCTCGCCTCGCCGTCGACGCTGGTGCTGGCGCGCCCGCCCGCGCGCGGCGATGCCGCCGCGCAGCCCGACGCATCGGACGCTAGCGCGCCAGGCGACGCTTCATGA
- a CDS encoding TRAP transporter small permease subunit has product MPRAISWYVKLVTGINRALFLAVAGLMLIIVPVMLYEVTSRYVFGAPTTWGMELATMLFGPYFLLGGPYLLHLRGHVNLDLVRRRLPPHRIRQLDLFNHLIIMAFCAILVTYSLPLALQSLAFHETSFSAWNPPVWPVKFTVPLAVVLLGAQSLAEFLRLLARDPGALEGTP; this is encoded by the coding sequence ATGCCCCGAGCCATAAGCTGGTATGTCAAGCTGGTGACCGGGATCAACCGCGCGTTGTTCCTGGCGGTCGCCGGCCTGATGCTGATCATCGTTCCCGTCATGCTCTACGAAGTGACATCGCGCTACGTGTTTGGCGCGCCCACCACCTGGGGCATGGAGCTGGCGACGATGCTGTTCGGCCCCTACTTCCTGCTGGGCGGCCCCTACCTGCTGCACCTGCGCGGCCACGTCAACCTGGACCTGGTACGCCGCCGCCTGCCGCCGCACCGCATACGCCAGCTGGACCTGTTCAACCACCTGATCATCATGGCGTTCTGCGCCATTCTCGTGACGTACTCGCTGCCGCTGGCGCTGCAATCGCTGGCATTTCACGAGACCTCGTTCTCAGCCTGGAACCCGCCGGTGTGGCCGGTGAAGTTCACGGTGCCGCTGGCCGTGGTCCTGCTGGGCGCGCAAAGCCTGGCTGAATTCCTGCGCCTGCTGGCGCGCGACCCGGGCGCGCTGGAGGGCACGCCATGA
- the dctP gene encoding TRAP transporter substrate-binding protein DctP: MKTIDRRSAIKTLGLGALGAAGMSAAMPAHAQQAVNWRMQALWDGGTTPQKFEERFVKRVAELTDGKFKIELFSAGQLVPANQAFDAVRGGAFQMMKTFDGYEAGKIPGLAFTSTVPFGFPEPDQYEAWFYELGGLELAREAYAPAGLYYIAPTVYGPEPIHSKVPLKTIADLQGKKGRFVGLASTVMGALGVAVTPLPTSEVYSALDKGVIDLADRGDLTANLEAGLGEVAKYIVMPGPHQPTTATSYVANRAAYESLPAPYKAALAAAARETSAALRQHILVADGKALEAFKAQGVTVTAFDPAELAKTRAQVAEVWQKAAGNNANAGKILESQMAFLKRLGLLS, from the coding sequence ATGAAGACCATCGATCGCCGCTCGGCCATCAAGACCTTGGGCCTGGGCGCACTGGGCGCGGCCGGCATGTCAGCCGCGATGCCCGCGCACGCGCAACAAGCCGTGAACTGGCGCATGCAGGCGCTGTGGGACGGCGGCACCACGCCGCAAAAATTCGAAGAGCGCTTCGTCAAACGAGTCGCCGAGCTTACCGACGGCAAGTTCAAGATCGAACTGTTCTCGGCCGGCCAACTGGTTCCCGCCAACCAGGCTTTCGACGCCGTGCGCGGCGGGGCCTTCCAGATGATGAAGACCTTCGACGGCTACGAGGCCGGCAAGATTCCGGGCCTGGCCTTCACCAGCACGGTGCCGTTCGGCTTTCCGGAGCCCGACCAGTATGAAGCCTGGTTCTACGAGCTGGGAGGCCTGGAACTGGCGCGCGAGGCGTATGCGCCCGCGGGCCTGTACTACATCGCACCTACCGTCTATGGCCCCGAACCTATCCACTCGAAAGTGCCGCTCAAGACGATTGCCGACCTGCAAGGCAAGAAAGGCCGCTTCGTGGGACTGGCCTCGACCGTGATGGGCGCCCTGGGCGTGGCGGTGACGCCGCTGCCCACCAGCGAAGTGTATTCGGCGCTGGACAAGGGCGTGATCGACCTGGCAGACCGCGGCGACCTCACGGCCAACCTCGAGGCGGGCCTGGGCGAAGTCGCCAAGTACATCGTCATGCCCGGCCCGCACCAACCCACCACGGCAACCAGCTACGTGGCCAACCGGGCCGCCTACGAAAGCCTGCCCGCGCCCTATAAGGCCGCCCTGGCCGCGGCCGCGCGCGAAACCTCGGCGGCCCTGCGGCAGCACATTCTGGTGGCCGACGGCAAGGCGCTGGAGGCCTTCAAGGCGCAGGGCGTCACCGTGACGGCGTTCGACCCGGCCGAGCTGGCGAAGACGCGCGCGCAGGTGGCCGAGGTGTGGCAGAAGGCGGCCGGCAACAATGCCAACGCCGGCAAGATCCTGGAAAGCCAGATGGCTTTCCTGAAGCGCCTCGGCCTGCTCAGCTGA
- a CDS encoding hydroxymethylglutaryl-CoA reductase, degradative has product MSTDAKNSRISGFHKDDIPTRLARVAAFAGLDDETVQHLANMGNLDPQLADRLIENVVATLNVPIGIATNMKVDGEDVLVPMATEESSVVAAVCNAARQCYDQGGFTTSMSGSLMIAQVQLVDVPDAAHARMRILEHKAEVKALCDDCDPLLVKLGGGLQDVEVRIVDAAGGPMVVTHLIVDTRDAMGANAVNSMAEKLAPHIESWTGGRVYLRILSNLADRRLARARAVWTCDAIGGASVRDGIISAYRFAAADPYRAATHNKGIMNGVSAVVLATGNDTRAVEAGAHAYAARKGWYSSLTDWEVTAEGHLAGTLEMPMAVGLVGGATKLHPTARACLKILGVSTAERLARLIAAVGLAQNFSALKALATTGIQKGHMSLHAQNIAMMAGAVGDEIEPVAKALVAQGAVRVDVAEAELARLRGQG; this is encoded by the coding sequence GTGAGCACAGACGCCAAGAATTCCCGCATTTCCGGTTTCCACAAAGACGACATCCCCACCCGGCTGGCCCGCGTGGCGGCATTCGCCGGGCTGGACGACGAGACCGTGCAGCACCTTGCCAACATGGGCAACCTGGATCCGCAGCTGGCCGACCGCCTGATCGAAAACGTAGTGGCCACGCTGAACGTGCCGATCGGCATCGCCACCAACATGAAGGTCGACGGCGAAGACGTGCTGGTGCCCATGGCGACCGAGGAATCGTCGGTGGTGGCGGCCGTGTGCAACGCGGCGCGCCAGTGCTACGACCAGGGCGGCTTCACGACGTCGATGTCCGGCTCGCTGATGATTGCCCAGGTGCAACTGGTGGATGTACCTGACGCCGCCCATGCCCGCATGCGCATTCTGGAGCACAAGGCCGAGGTCAAGGCCCTGTGCGACGACTGCGACCCGCTGCTGGTCAAGCTGGGCGGCGGCCTGCAGGACGTGGAAGTGCGCATCGTGGATGCGGCCGGCGGCCCCATGGTGGTCACGCACCTGATCGTGGACACGCGCGACGCCATGGGCGCCAACGCGGTCAACAGCATGGCCGAGAAACTGGCCCCGCACATCGAGTCGTGGACCGGCGGGCGCGTGTACCTGCGCATTCTGTCCAACCTGGCTGACCGCCGGCTGGCGCGCGCCCGCGCCGTCTGGACCTGCGACGCCATCGGCGGCGCCAGCGTGCGCGACGGCATCATCAGCGCCTACCGCTTCGCCGCCGCCGACCCCTACCGTGCCGCCACGCACAACAAGGGCATCATGAACGGCGTGTCGGCCGTGGTGCTGGCCACGGGCAACGATACTCGCGCCGTGGAGGCCGGCGCGCATGCGTATGCCGCGCGCAAGGGCTGGTATTCGAGCCTGACCGATTGGGAAGTGACCGCCGAGGGACACCTGGCCGGCACGCTGGAAATGCCCATGGCCGTGGGCCTGGTGGGCGGCGCCACCAAGCTGCATCCGACCGCGCGCGCCTGCCTGAAAATACTGGGCGTCTCGACCGCCGAGCGCCTGGCCCGCCTGATCGCGGCCGTCGGTCTGGCGCAGAATTTCTCGGCGCTGAAGGCGCTGGCCACCACCGGCATCCAGAAAGGGCACATGTCGCTGCATGCGCAGAATATCGCCATGATGGCCGGCGCCGTCGGCGACGAGATCGAGCCGGTGGCCAAGGCGCTGGTGGCGCAGGGCGCGGTGCGGGTGGACGTGGCCGAAGCCGAGCTGGCCCGGCTGCGCGGCCAGGGATGA